CCCATAAGCATATTCATTAAAGGATTTCCATTCATAGAATTCATGCCACCGCCCATGACTCCCATAAGCATATTTAATAAAGGATTACCAGCCATCATATTCATATTAGGATTCATTCCACTCATTTGCCCTGAATTATTTCCTCTATTTTGATTAGGCATCATAGGATTCATCATGTTATTTCCCATACCGCCTCCAATTCCAGAAAAAATAGAAGAAAGGATCATGTTTAATAAAGGATTCATATTACCACCTTTTTTATTAATTACTTTAATATAATCTATTGCAGTTAAGGGAAAAACGATACAAAAACTAAAAATAAGTATTTCAGATTTAATAAATTATTTGAATAATCAAACGAAAAATAAATAAAAGTAGAATATAACTTTAAATAGCTGAGAAAGATAATCTTAGTTCTTTTTTTCTTCCTAGGTGTAAAAATACATAAAATAATTAAGACACTAATAATTTTATCTGTTTTACCATAGAAGAAAATAAAAAGAAAATATAATTTTAAAGATTTAGGAGTAAAGTATGAGAATTGGAGAAGTTGAAGTAGCAATAATTGATGTAATAACATTCATAGGAATTATAATTACTTTTTTAACGGGAGTATTTAACTTATTTCAAAATAAAAAAAGTCTTTATATAAATAATATTACAAAGTTTAGAGTAATATGGATTACTACATTAAGGGGACATATTGCCAATTTGAAAGAATTGAGTAACATAACTAATTTGTATATTATAACTAAGGATGGAACTAACAAAATAGCTTATAGAAGGGAACTGGAGAAAAATGTATCATTAATAAGAATGTATCTTGATTTTACATCTAAGTTTGATATTCAATTAATATCTAAAATAGAGGAATTAAAAGCAATAATTAATAGTTATTTATTAATATATTATTGTAGAAATACTATTGAATCTGTTGATAATGATGATGAACTTGTGACCAAATTTAATGAAGCTGTGGATATAATAAGTGAGAAAAAAGTATTGGTGGCGCTCTTAAATATAGCAATAAATAATAAAAAAATTCAAAAGATAGCTGAAACAAAAGATGTAAAGTTATTAGATTTAAGAAATAATGTTAAAGTAGCTTATAAGGATGATTTATTGTTAATAAAAGAAATACTTAAGCAAAGTTATTATATAATAAATGATTTAGAAAATGACATTGAAAGATTAAATAAGGATATAGATCATATTGTACAAATATATTTAAAAGCAGAATGGATCAGATGTAAAATAGAAACTAGAATGTGGCCCTTTAGTAGATATAATGAAGAAAAGGTAATAAATAAATTACAAAAAGAATATAAGGAAAATTGAAAAAAATATGCAGGTTCTAAATTATAGATATGTATCTATAAATAAACCTGCATTTATTTTTTATATGTATATTAGATATTTAAAAATAAAATTATAGTAAATTTCTATTGTGCAGAGAACTTTTGTCTAGCCTGATCTATTTTAGTTTGTTCAGCTTGTTGTGCTGGATACCAGCCCTTTGCACTCATTTTGCTATAAATTTCATTTTGCATCTTTAAGGAATCACATAATGCTTTATCAAATGCAGAATGAACATTTGGAGTAGCAGATTCTATGGTTCCGTGTAAATATAAATCAGAGGCACCTTTTACTGTTAATAGAATATCTTCAAGTAGATCTTTATCATTCATATCTTACTTCTCCTTATAATTTATAATAATTGATAAAATTGTCCAAATGTTTGTTGGTGGGCATTAACTAATTGATTAACATAAGATTTAAGTTCAGCGTCTTGAATTTGATTTGCATAATCTGTACATTTTGTTTTCATATGTTTTTCATGACTTAAGGCATCTTCAATATATGACAATTCTTTTGGACTCATGATTTTCACCTCCTATATAAATAATTATATGAATGTATTTAACAAATTTATTATGTGATATATATTTTTTTTTTATACCAGATAATTGATGATGAAATTATGATTAAATTTAATTAAATTGTGGATAAAATTAAAGAAAGTAATTATAAAAGTACCTTAAACATTGCAAAATGTTTAAGGTACTTTTATGAAACTTATGATATTCACCAATTTAAAATGTAAATTGATCAAAATTAGCATCTAATTCATTTGATAATGTATTAACTTTTTGGGCTGTATTTGCCACTTCAGAACTTGCTGCACTTAGCTCTTCAGATGATGAATAAATTTCTTGGGTAGTTGCTGAGATTTGTTCAGATACAGAGGAAATATTAGAAATATTACTTACTAAGGAGTCTTTTTCATTATCTAATTTAACAAAGTCTTTTGCAATTGAATACATATTAGGTATCATTTCCTCTACCTTTAAAGAAATTTCTTTAAAGGTAGCTATTGTATTATTTACAACTTCAGTCTGATTCTTTACATCATCATTTATGCTATTTGTACTAGTTACTATTCCATTGGTATTTTTTATAACATTAGATACAATAGTATAAATCTTTTGAGCAGAATTTTTACTCATTTCAGCCAGTTTTCGGACTTCATCAGCAACAACAGAAAAACCACGCCCAGCTTCTCCAGCTCTTGCAGCTTCAATAGCAGCATTTAAAGCTAAGAGATTAGTTTGCTCTGCTATATTATTTATTATATTAGTCATTTCATTAACTTCTTTAATATCAGCTGACATTATACTTAATGAAGAGGTGAAATCATCAAAATTGTGATTAAGTGAATTTATTGAAAATATTAATGACTCAAGTTCAGAATTACCTTTTTTAGCACTATCTCCAATGTTAGAAGATGTAATAGTAACATTGCTTATTTTTTCAGTCAGTGCAGAAATTTTGTCGCCAAATTCATTTAAACTGCTAGTGCTGTCTATTAAATTATCTGTTTGACTTTGTGCACCTTGAGAAATATCACTAATTGATTGGGAAATGCCTTCAATTAATGAAGATAATTCTTGAGATATAGATGAAAGTCCCATAGATTCATTGTTAAGATTGTAAGAATTTAATTTAATTATATCAATGCTTCCATTTAGAGAATTTTGAATTGCAACTAAGGAATTACACATAATTCCAATTTCAGAAGAATCCTTTAGAACGTTATTATCTATTTTGGTAGTAAAATCTCCTTTAGCAAACTCTTTCATTATACTTGCAACGTATAAAATCTTTTTGGAGATTTTTGATATGGCAAATATTAATACTACAGATATTAATATTAGACTTAGAGCACCTGTTATAATATTTGCAGATTTTAAGCTCACAAGTGATTTTAGTAAGTCACTTTTATCAACTGTAACTATAACACACCATCCAGTATTCGGAACTAAAGCATAAGATAAGGTTTGAAGTTTATTATCAGAAACAACTTCAGTAGATCCACTTTTTCCTTGACTGATTTGGCTAATTAAATCATAATCACTTGAACCATCAGTATTTTTTAATATTTGATCGATATTTGAACCACCCTTAACATAATCATTATTAGAATGTCCAATAATTTTACTACTAGAATTTACTACAAATGCTTTCCCAGTATCTAAAAATGATATTTTTTTGCTTAAGTTGGAGATATCATCTCCATATCTAAAGGCAACTAAAACTCCAAGTGTTTTATTCATGTCTTTTATAGGTGAAGATATTGCTATTAAGGAATCTTTACTAAAATTACTTTGAAAAGGCTCTGAAATGTAAGAGTGTCCAGAAAGTGCAACATTAAAATAATCATATGAGCGAATATTTACCTTAGTTCCATTTAGAAGAGTTAAAGTTCCATCAGGATTTGCTATACCCATATCAGAATATTGTTGAAATTTCTTTTCTTCTAATAATATATTTAATTTATCTTGTATAGGTGTTTCGGAATTAATAACAATTGGATTATGTGCTAAACTTTCAATGGATTTTATTTTTTCAGACATTACATCACTTATATCTTGTGCTGCAACACTACTAATTTGGTTTAACAAATCCCTACTATTAGAATAAAGTGCTCTTTCTCCTAAGGAATATGTACAAAATATAAGAGTAGTTAAAGTCAAAATTACAATAGGAAGTACTATTAGCAGAACTCTGAAGCTAATAGAGTTCTTATTAACTTTATAAACACTTTTATTAGACGGTGTAGATTTTCTATTATATTTAAGTAAATCTAAATGTAATAGAAAAGAAGGTTTTTTTAATTTGAATTCTTTAAAGCAATTTTTGCTACGAATAGAATTGATGTGAATTTTTTTTAAAATGTTCATTAGTATAAGTCCCCTTTTTATAAATAAATATTTAATCAAAAATAGTATGAGTTTTACAATTAACATTGTTTTTAATTATATTATTCCTTAATTAGTAATAATTAAATTAATATCAATGTATTACCATATAAGAATTATAATAATTTAAAATTCATAAAAAGTACAGAAATTTTAACAAACGATTAGAATTTTACACTGAATATTAAGAATGTAATAAAGTTATTTTTTTATCCGTTAAAATATTATAATTTAGCATAAAAAACTGATAAAAGGTATTATATGAATTATAAGAAAAAAATAAAAAGAATTTAGAGAAATTAAAGTTTTTAAGTGTA
The DNA window shown above is from Clostridium beijerinckii and carries:
- a CDS encoding spore coat protein, giving the protein MNDKDLLEDILLTVKGASDLYLHGTIESATPNVHSAFDKALCDSLKMQNEIYSKMSAKGWYPAQQAEQTKIDQARQKFSAQ
- a CDS encoding methyl-accepting chemotaxis protein; the protein is MNILKKIHINSIRSKNCFKEFKLKKPSFLLHLDLLKYNRKSTPSNKSVYKVNKNSISFRVLLIVLPIVILTLTTLIFCTYSLGERALYSNSRDLLNQISSVAAQDISDVMSEKIKSIESLAHNPIVINSETPIQDKLNILLEEKKFQQYSDMGIANPDGTLTLLNGTKVNIRSYDYFNVALSGHSYISEPFQSNFSKDSLIAISSPIKDMNKTLGVLVAFRYGDDISNLSKKISFLDTGKAFVVNSSSKIIGHSNNDYVKGGSNIDQILKNTDGSSDYDLISQISQGKSGSTEVVSDNKLQTLSYALVPNTGWCVIVTVDKSDLLKSLVSLKSANIITGALSLILISVVLIFAISKISKKILYVASIMKEFAKGDFTTKIDNNVLKDSSEIGIMCNSLVAIQNSLNGSIDIIKLNSYNLNNESMGLSSISQELSSLIEGISQSISDISQGAQSQTDNLIDSTSSLNEFGDKISALTEKISNVTITSSNIGDSAKKGNSELESLIFSINSLNHNFDDFTSSLSIMSADIKEVNEMTNIINNIAEQTNLLALNAAIEAARAGEAGRGFSVVADEVRKLAEMSKNSAQKIYTIVSNVIKNTNGIVTSTNSINDDVKNQTEVVNNTIATFKEISLKVEEMIPNMYSIAKDFVKLDNEKDSLVSNISNISSVSEQISATTQEIYSSSEELSAASSEVANTAQKVNTLSNELDANFDQFTF